The proteins below are encoded in one region of Halichoerus grypus chromosome X, mHalGry1.hap1.1, whole genome shotgun sequence:
- the ZNF41 gene encoding zinc finger protein 41 translates to MPANQSSPQWSSVLAAEGRGSLCEVSVSFEDVTVDFSREEWQHLDPAQRRLYRDVTLENYSHLRSVGYQVPKPEVIFKLEQGEGPWTLEGETPQQGCSDEAIGEMQQQRISGKVSFHCEKFGQPIGKDPLCSILEELWQNNSQLERYQESQNNPLSHVKVLIEERGYECKNTEKIIHVSTKLVPSIKRLHNYDTFGKSLKHTLNLHNHNKSNATKKLDKIFGNDNNFAHSSSSTENANTGANSCEINRCEKHLGNKQVLIHHENIQTGEQLYVCTECVKSFPQKSHLFEHQRIHAEEESHECHKSDKALIPKPQINVPQSVYAGDKPYICTQCGKAFTLKSNLITHQKIHTGQKPYKCTECGKAFFHRSYLFRHMRIHTGEKPYECSECGRGFSQNSDLTIHQKTHTGEKHYACSECGKAFTRKSALRMHQRIHTGEKPYVCTECGKAFIQKSHFNTHQRIHTGEKPYECSECGKSFTKKSQLHVHQRIHTGEKPYICTECGKVFTHRTNLTTHQKTHTGEKPYMCAECGKAFSDQSNLIKHQKTHTGEKPYKCNGCGKAFIWKSRLKIHQKSHIGERHYECNECGKAFIQKSTLSVHQRIHTGEKPYVCPECGKAFIQKSHFIAHHRIHTGEKPYECSDCGKCFTKKSQLRVHQKIHTGEKPNICAECGKAFTDRSNLITHQKIHTREKPYKCSDCGKTFTWKSRLTIHQKSHTGERHYECSKCGKAFIQKATLSMHQIIHTGKKPYACTECQKAFTDRSNLIKHQKTHSGEKV, encoded by the exons GTCTCCGTGTCATTCGAGGATGTGACTGTGGACTTCAGCAGGGAGGAGTGGCAGCACTTGGACCCTGCTCAGAGACGCCTGTACCGGGATGTGACACTGGAGAATTACAGCCACTTGCGCTCAGTGG GGTACCAGGTTCCCAAACCAGAGGTCATCTTCAAGTTGGAGCAAGGAGAGGGGCCATGGACATTGGAGGGGGAAACCCCACAGCAGGGCTGTTCAG acGAGGCTATTGGGGAAATGCAACAACAGAGAATTTCTGGAAAAGTTTCATTCCACTGTGAGAAATTTGGTCAGCCCATAGGAAAAGATCCATTGTGTTCCATTTTAGAAGAATTGTGGCAAAATAATAGCCAGCTAGAGAGATATCAAGAAAGCCAAAATAACCCTTTAAGTCATGTGAAAGTACTGATTGAGGAGAGGGGCTATGAatgtaaaaatactgaaaaaataattCACGTGAGTACCAAGCTTGTTCCTTCAATTAAAAGACTCCATAACTATGACACATTTGGAAAGAGTTTGAAGCatactttaaacttacacaatcaTAATAAAAGCAATGCAACAAAGAAGCTTGATAAGATTTTTGGAAATGATAATAATTTTGCCCATAGCTCTTCCTCTACTGAGAATGCGAATACAGGAGCAAATTCCTGTGAAATTAATCGATGTGAAAAACATCTTGGCAACAAACAAGTTCTCATCCACCATGAGAACATTCAGACTGGGGAGCAACTTTATGTATGTACTGAGTGTGTAAAGAGCTTCCCCCAGAAGTCACATCTCTTTGAGCATCAGAGAATTCATGCTGAGGAAGAATCCCATGAATGCCATAAAAGTGACAAAGCCCTCATTCCGAAGCCACAGATTAATGTACCTCAAAGTGTTTATGCAGGAGATAAACCCTATATATGTACtcagtgtgggaaggcctttactCTCAAGTCAAACCTCATTACACATCAGAAAATTCATACCGGGCAGAAACCCTATAAATGCActgaatgtggaaaagcctttttCCACAGATCGTATCTCTTTAGACATATGAGAATTCAtacaggagaaaaaccatatgaatgcagtgaatgtggaaGAGGCTTCTCCCAGAATTCAGACCTTACTATACATCAGAAaactcatactggagagaaacacTATGCATGCAgcgaatgtgggaaagccttcacaAGAAAATCAGCACTCAGAATGCATCAGAGAatccacacaggagagaaaccctatgtaTGCACTGAATGCGGGAAGGCCTTCATCCAGAAATCACATTTCAATACACATCAGAGAATCCATACTGGCGAAAAGCCTTATGAATGCAGTGAGTGTGGAAAATCATTCACTAAGAAGTCACAACTCCATGTACATCAAAGAATTCACACCGGAGAAAAACCCTATATATGTACAGAATGTGGAAAGGTCTTTACTCATAGGACAAACCTCACTACACATCAGAAaactcatactggagagaaaccctatatGTGTGCTGAATGTGGCAAGGCTTTCAGTGACCAGTCAAATCTCATTAAACACCAGAaaactcacactggagagaagccttaTAAGTGCAATGGCTGTGGAAAAGCCTTCATATGGAAGTCACGCCTCAAAATACATCAGAAATCTCATATTGGAGAGAGACACTATGAatgcaatgaatgtgggaaagcctttatcCAGAAATCGACATTAAGTGTGCATCAGAGGatccacacaggagagaaaccctacgTTTGTCctgaatgtgggaaggccttcatcCAGAAGTCACACTTCATTGCACATCatagaattcatactggagagaagccctatgaatgCAGTGACTGTGGGAAATGCTTTACTAAGAAGTCACAACTCCGTGTGCATCAGAAgattcacacaggagagaaacccaaTATATGTGCTGAATGTGGAAAGGCCTTCACTGACAGGTCAAATCTTATAACACACCAAAAAATCCATACTAgagagaaaccctataaatgcAGTGACTGTGGAAAAACCTTCACCTGGAAGTCCCGCCTCACTATCCATCAGAAATCTCATACTGGAGAAAGACACTACGAATGCAGTAAATGCGGGAAAGCCTTCATCCAGAAAGCAACATTAAGTATGCATCAGATTATTCATACCGGAAAGAAACCCTATGCTTGTACAGAATGTCAGAAGGCCTTCACGGACAGATCAAATCTCATTAAACACCAGAAAACACATAGTGGAGAAAAAGTATAA